Proteins from one Raphanus sativus cultivar WK10039 unplaced genomic scaffold, ASM80110v3 Scaffold0566, whole genome shotgun sequence genomic window:
- the LOC130502458 gene encoding uncharacterized protein LOC130502458: MAMQTGIGLSRIFLLAGAGYTGTIMMKNGKLSDILGELQSLVKGMERSGEEGDSDVSDAIAAQVRRLAMEVRQLASARQITVMNGVSGANLQALAVPAAALGALGYGYMWWKGLSFTDLMYVTKANMATAVANLTKNLEQVSATLAAAKRHLTQKIQNMDDKVEQQIDLSKEIKNQVTLARGDINSLESELQSLNDLISGLDGKLDTLEYKQDVTNVCMLHLYNYFGGKSTKLPDMEQLQLPVNQKARNLLGDVGTKGLKNFAEQLLISNDAEGGATTVRRIGIAKANDKSRPVLSRVTSAGC, translated from the exons ATGGCGATGCAAACCGGAATCGGCTTATCAAGGATCTTTCTCTTAGCAGGAGCAG GTTATACTGGTACGATCATGATGAAGAACGGCAAATTATCTGATATATTGGGTGAATTGCAG TCACTGGTGAAGGGTATGGAGAGATCGGGAGAAGAGGGAGATTCTGATGTCTCCGATGCTATAGCTGCTCAGGTTCGTCGGTTGGCTATGGAGGTTCGACAGCTAGCTTCAGCAAGGCAGATAACCGTCATGAATGGTGTTTCTGGTG CAAACTTGCAAGCTCTTGCTGTTCCTGCTGCGGCGTTGGGAGCTTTAGGATATGGTTATATGTGGTGGAAG GGACTCTCTTTCACTGACCTTATGTATGTGACTAAAGCCAACATGGCTACTGCTGTGGCTAACTTGACTAAGAATCTGGAGCAAGTTTCTGCCACCCTTGCG GCTGCAAAAAGGCATTTAACGCAAAAGATTCAGAATATGGATGATAAGGTAGAGCAGCAGATTGATCTCTCCAAGGAAATCAAGAACCAG GTCACCTTGGCTCGTGGGGATATCAACTCGCTTGAGAGTGAGTTGCAGTCATTGAATGATTTGATTAGTGGTCTG GATGGGAAGTTGGACACGCTGGAATACAAGCAG GATGTTACAAATGTTTGCATGCTACACTTGTATAACTATTTTGGGGGCAAGAGCACAAAACTACCTGACATG GAGCAACTTCAACTTCCTGTAAACCAGAAAGCTCGTAATTTACTTGGAGATGTTGGAACCAAG GGGCTGAAAAACTTTGCTGAACAACTGCTTATAAGCAATGACGCAGAGGGAGGAGCAACCACGGTGAGAAGAATTGGTATAGCCAAGGCCAATGACAAGTCTAGGCCAGTGTTATCAAG GGTTACTTCAGCTGGGTGTTGA